One window of the Campylobacter corcagiensis genome contains the following:
- a CDS encoding ParA family protein, producing MIVVFSHPKGGVGKSMLAFNYAVFLRKKGIEVAIIDLDGQHSISNFNKIRIAFNVTPTLNIKTYDNTNELVSFLNQVSSSDMVIIDTGGFDSSNNRIALAFADKIITPVSDSPVEIMRLLNFSNILDEIEVNLNHKLKTYVVLNRIHPSLKNIDYVKEPFKDKPVYNFLNSVVRDRVRFKFSVSNGNSVFDEPENIRDEKAIFELNSLYNEIENIIIS from the coding sequence ATGATAGTAGTTTTTTCACACCCTAAAGGCGGAGTAGGAAAAAGTATGTTAGCTTTTAACTATGCTGTATTTTTAAGAAAAAAAGGAATTGAAGTTGCTATAATAGATTTAGACGGACAACACTCTATATCAAATTTTAATAAGATTAGAATTGCTTTTAATGTAACACCTACTTTAAATATTAAAACTTATGATAATACTAATGAGCTAGTAAGCTTTTTAAATCAAGTTTCAAGTAGTGATATGGTTATTATTGATACAGGCGGTTTTGATAGTTCAAACAATAGAATTGCTTTGGCATTTGCTGATAAAATTATAACGCCTGTATCTGATAGCCCTGTAGAAATTATGAGATTATTAAATTTTAGCAACATATTAGATGAAATTGAAGTAAATTTAAATCATAAATTAAAGACTTATGTAGTATTAAATAGAATACACCCTAGCTTAAAAAATATAGACTATGTAAAAGAGCCTTTTAAAGATAAGCCTGTTTATAATTTTTTAAATAGTGTCGTAAGAGATAGAGTAAGGTTTAAATTTTCAGTATCAAACGGAAATTCGGTATTTGATGAGCCTGAAAATATTAGAGATGAAAAGGCTATATTTGAGCTTAATAGCCTTTACAATGAAATTGAGAATATTATTATATCATAA
- a CDS encoding MarR family transcriptional regulator: protein MIGEIKDVGTKKNYTVYTEKQIEISGTTGEILKENEIYVTKAKNRDDFIKFFVDNLSFIGSDLLNAERQVLFILLTKIDYKNIIYINSDLRRDIEVLLKVSKSTVSVAINGLKKKGVILSLSDSLKKELGTFSDNAFIINPNIAGRGSFNELQKLRQDISIEYDFEKLEVKQKYNIKSKYDGFDEISNNMENHEIKEIKQTQDKKSTEVCIVEKDQKNIIEIDDIIEQPTHISKSQNIKTDKEIELELVREQNEAKRLDIENLKAKNENLKLQIQLKALDQNNKINQPDFLPQQNDEAF, encoded by the coding sequence ATGATTGGTGAAATCAAAGATGTTGGAACAAAAAAGAATTATACTGTATATACAGAAAAACAAATAGAAATAAGTGGAACAACTGGTGAGATATTAAAAGAAAATGAAATTTATGTAACAAAAGCTAAAAATAGAGATGATTTTATAAAATTTTTTGTAGATAATTTATCTTTTATAGGCTCAGATTTGCTTAATGCCGAGAGACAAGTTCTTTTTATTTTATTAACAAAAATTGATTATAAAAATATTATTTATATAAATTCAGATTTAAGAAGAGATATTGAAGTATTATTAAAAGTCAGTAAATCAACAGTATCAGTAGCTATAAATGGATTGAAAAAAAAAGGAGTTATTTTATCTTTATCGGATAGTTTAAAAAAAGAGCTTGGTACTTTTTCAGATAACGCTTTTATAATAAATCCAAATATTGCAGGAAGAGGAAGTTTTAATGAGTTGCAAAAATTAAGACAAGATATTAGTATAGAATATGATTTTGAAAAATTAGAAGTAAAACAAAAATATAATATAAAGAGCAAATATGATGGTTTTGATGAAATTTCAAACAATATGGAAAATCACGAGATAAAAGAGATAAAACAAACACAAGATAAAAAAAGCACTGAAGTATGTATAGTTGAAAAAGACCAAAAAAATATCATAGAGATAGATGACATTATAGAACAACCCACACATATATCAAAATCACAAAATATTAAAACAGATAAAGAAATTGAACTTGAACTTGTTAGAGAACAAAATGAAGCTAAAAGGTTAGATATTGAAAATTTAAAGGCTAAAAATGAAAATTTAAAACTTCAAATACAATTAAAAGCTTTAGACCAGAATAATAAGATTAATCAGCCTGACTTTTTACCACAACAAAATGATGAAGCTTTTTAA